In Alteromonas sp. V450, the following proteins share a genomic window:
- a CDS encoding bifunctional diguanylate cyclase/phosphodiesterase has translation MDIHLLNALGITSCAIFKIDASHELECLTPDISWLKVVASIDKNKNLQKHNVHSEFLVDFFIDAEEVWKGDASFTLSSGFWSEQRETQTFRFEALAINSGNDTRYLVIKNVETQFNEKQQTLQVARELLLSHHEIVSQHEYIRHKLSHVLRKNTRLQTLVPPIQHAIHNLETGVVILDDRDNLVLDNQASQRLLLCNRITPSSTRVKALLSDIGVSSAFLPSLVSKNTPWQGELYWQPCDDHGVWLQVTIHPVLQDDKLTHWVYLLTDITHIHTKEEHIISTSGLDSLTKISNRNSFTNTVRKFVKEDAAFHLFIIDICEFKKINEMLSYQSGDEILRSFAYRLQTFVGNAGFVARIGSNEFALIKRIDSFKTQTCEQFTAQLIQKLTRTYTVLSGSEANLGINIGLAQYPGDSSTVEVLLKNTDIALQAAKYEGKNIFLAYTAELYEKFKSFNQLEAQLKKAIDDNALQLFLQPIIDLNTGEIVKCEALSRWVTADGEFISPDVFIPLAEKSELIFRFGEWLVAQACASIEQLKAAGIDIRLAINISGRQVCDLTLLHQIKNALEEYNLSAANLSIELTESVFIESLETVSILLDELRNMGVTVSIDDFGTGFSSLVYLKKLPIDELKIDRSFVSELEQNSDDKAIIQAIINLAKNLNIKIIAEGIETDSQHQFLQDNECSFGQGYLYHRPVAVSEFIAFAKRAIDSN, from the coding sequence ATGGACATCCACTTACTCAATGCACTTGGTATCACGAGCTGTGCAATTTTTAAAATTGATGCGAGTCACGAGCTCGAATGCCTCACCCCTGACATATCATGGTTGAAAGTCGTAGCTTCGATAGACAAAAACAAAAACCTTCAAAAGCACAACGTTCACTCTGAATTTCTTGTGGACTTTTTTATCGATGCCGAGGAAGTGTGGAAAGGCGATGCATCTTTTACCCTTTCATCTGGATTCTGGTCAGAGCAACGTGAAACACAAACTTTCAGATTTGAGGCGCTAGCGATTAACAGCGGAAACGACACCCGCTACTTAGTGATAAAAAATGTAGAAACACAGTTCAACGAAAAGCAACAAACACTTCAGGTTGCACGGGAACTCCTGCTAAGCCACCACGAAATAGTAAGCCAACACGAATACATCAGGCATAAATTGTCGCATGTATTACGCAAGAACACGCGACTGCAAACTCTGGTTCCACCAATTCAACACGCCATTCATAATTTAGAAACCGGCGTTGTAATTCTAGACGACCGTGACAACCTCGTTCTAGATAATCAAGCATCTCAACGCTTGCTTCTGTGCAATCGTATTACGCCGAGCTCTACTCGCGTTAAGGCGTTGCTCAGCGACATTGGCGTCTCATCCGCATTCCTGCCTTCATTAGTCTCGAAAAATACACCTTGGCAGGGTGAACTTTATTGGCAACCTTGCGATGACCATGGTGTATGGCTTCAAGTGACCATTCACCCAGTATTACAAGACGATAAATTAACCCATTGGGTTTATTTGCTAACTGATATCACCCATATTCACACCAAAGAAGAGCACATTATCTCAACGAGTGGGTTGGACTCATTAACCAAAATATCTAATCGAAATTCATTTACAAATACAGTTAGAAAATTTGTTAAAGAGGATGCTGCCTTTCACTTATTCATTATTGATATTTGTGAATTTAAGAAAATAAATGAAATGTTGAGCTACCAATCGGGCGATGAAATTCTGCGGTCATTTGCTTATCGACTTCAAACATTTGTAGGTAACGCTGGATTTGTAGCGCGCATTGGAAGTAATGAATTTGCACTTATCAAACGAATAGATTCATTTAAAACGCAGACCTGTGAGCAATTCACAGCACAACTGATTCAGAAGCTTACGCGAACCTACACCGTACTGAGTGGCAGTGAAGCTAACCTTGGTATAAATATAGGGCTCGCACAATACCCCGGCGACAGCTCAACAGTAGAAGTGCTGCTAAAGAATACAGATATTGCGCTGCAAGCGGCTAAATATGAAGGCAAGAACATCTTTCTCGCTTACACCGCAGAACTGTATGAAAAGTTTAAGTCCTTTAATCAATTAGAGGCACAATTGAAAAAGGCAATTGACGACAACGCGCTACAACTATTTTTGCAGCCAATTATCGACTTAAATACCGGCGAGATCGTAAAATGTGAGGCCCTTTCTCGCTGGGTTACTGCCGACGGTGAATTTATCTCTCCGGACGTGTTTATTCCTCTAGCAGAAAAAAGCGAGCTAATTTTTAGGTTTGGGGAATGGCTTGTTGCACAGGCATGTGCGTCGATAGAACAGCTTAAGGCTGCGGGTATTGATATACGCCTGGCGATTAACATTTCTGGTAGACAAGTGTGCGATCTCACTTTGCTTCACCAAATAAAAAATGCACTTGAAGAATATAACTTGTCAGCAGCTAACCTATCGATAGAACTAACCGAAAGTGTTTTTATTGAAAGTTTAGAAACTGTTTCTATTCTGTTGGATGAGCTCAGAAATATGGGAGTGACGGTATCAATCGACGACTTTGGTACAGGGTTTAGTTCGCTCGTCTATCTAAAGAAACTTCCCATTGATGAGTTAAAAATCGACCGTTCATTTGTTAGTGAACTAGAACAAAACAGCGATGACAAAGCCATTATTCAAGCGATAATAAATTTGGCCAAAAACCTGAACATAAAAATTATCGCAGAAGGCATAGAAACCGACAGCCAACATCAATTTTTACAAGATAACGAATGTAGTTTTGGACAGGGCTATCTTTACCATCGCCCTGTCGCTGTGTCCGAATTTATAGCTTTTGCGAAGCGAGCAATCGACTCAAATTAA
- the fghA gene encoding S-formylglutathione hydrolase yields MELIGENKAFGGKHLRYTHKAKTTQCDMTFAIFLPPFASADKPVPVLYWLSGLTCTDQNFMQKAGAMKLAAELGMAIVAPDTSPRGEGVPDDENNAYDFGLGAGFYVDATQPPWDKNYQMYSYITEELPSLIEEAFPVTKEKAISGHSMGGHGALVIGMSNQNKYVSVSAFSPISNPSNCPWGQKAFSQYLGNDKSSWEKYDASTLLANETHYIPMLVEQGTKDEFLHEHLMPQTLVHAAQQSDTQLTLNMHEGYDHSYYFIASFIEEHLEFHAGHMGLI; encoded by the coding sequence ATGGAACTTATTGGCGAAAACAAAGCGTTTGGAGGTAAACACCTTCGATACACGCATAAAGCCAAAACGACCCAGTGCGACATGACATTCGCTATTTTTCTACCTCCATTTGCGTCTGCGGACAAACCCGTGCCGGTGCTATATTGGCTGTCTGGTTTAACGTGTACCGACCAAAATTTTATGCAAAAAGCAGGGGCAATGAAGCTTGCTGCTGAACTGGGTATGGCTATCGTCGCACCTGACACATCACCACGGGGAGAAGGTGTTCCCGACGATGAAAACAACGCGTATGACTTTGGTTTAGGGGCAGGTTTTTATGTTGATGCAACACAGCCGCCTTGGGATAAGAATTATCAAATGTACAGTTACATCACGGAAGAGCTACCATCTCTTATAGAAGAAGCGTTTCCTGTTACCAAGGAAAAAGCGATAAGCGGACATTCTATGGGAGGGCATGGTGCTTTGGTTATAGGTATGAGCAACCAAAATAAATATGTTTCGGTGTCTGCGTTCAGCCCAATTTCTAACCCTTCTAACTGTCCGTGGGGACAAAAAGCATTTTCACAGTACTTGGGTAACGATAAATCATCATGGGAGAAATATGACGCATCAACGTTGTTAGCGAATGAAACTCACTATATTCCCATGTTAGTTGAACAGGGGACAAAGGACGAGTTTTTGCATGAGCATTTGATGCCGCAAACGTTAGTTCACGCTGCTCAGCAATCTGACACGCAGCTCACGCTGAATATGCATGAGGGCTACGACCACAGCTACTACTTTATTGCCTCATTTATCGAAGAGCACTTAGAGTTTCACGCAGGTCATATGGGCTTAATTTGA
- a CDS encoding OmpA family protein: MTDKVPPSESSDNSLDKVRKLLIGQDDKFIQEKLQHNAKGLVSNVVSEALFERESKDGSVNKVLVPLVERSLHRSIEANSEKIVGTLYPLVGALVRKAVSSFLVEFVERTNALIENSFSPKSVSWRFKAWQSGVSYSEYVASQIYQYQVQQILVIHRETGTLLHSISSDPEKEKDADLISSMLVAINDFVADAFGVTSNESENELGEIKTDDFTLLIKIGPQALLVAAVTGSIPPEVRGTLQKALEEFHQFYQQPLVNYDGDNAPFEGCETILSDCLVSERKEGEGKRSKRIVGTVVLVAIFASLLILSFMRVSLSILKSDLHELTPPPGVIVTDVFISNGRVHAKVLRDPVATNIEQWLVENEINVDKVTVDEEPFVSLNPSLVEQKLEKLINNYPLSESESVTMDKGENRSYLISGTVFTPSAINLDQQINAIPGIEALIVDTSLLSVKAAYEINDSVFQKATLNRLVNKVSSQNVLFATNQEALSEVQLATLEELASDIKQLLKLADSTNTIVNIVVMGASDNSGSSARNRTLSQKRAENVVNSLISLGVESDILIPISLGELPLRNASMGRLVMLNVLISSEQ; the protein is encoded by the coding sequence ATGACTGATAAGGTGCCGCCGTCTGAGTCCTCGGACAACTCTCTGGATAAAGTCAGAAAGTTGCTCATTGGGCAAGACGACAAATTCATTCAAGAGAAGCTTCAGCATAATGCGAAGGGCTTAGTGAGTAATGTTGTATCTGAAGCATTGTTTGAACGAGAATCTAAAGACGGTTCGGTCAACAAAGTGCTGGTTCCGCTCGTGGAAAGATCCTTGCATCGCTCTATCGAGGCCAATAGCGAAAAGATTGTTGGCACGCTATACCCATTGGTGGGTGCACTCGTAAGGAAGGCAGTATCTTCATTTCTTGTAGAGTTTGTTGAGCGTACCAACGCACTTATTGAAAATAGTTTTAGCCCCAAAAGTGTGTCGTGGCGCTTCAAGGCGTGGCAGTCTGGCGTCAGTTATTCTGAATATGTTGCGTCTCAAATTTATCAATACCAAGTCCAGCAAATACTCGTTATTCACCGAGAAACAGGCACCCTGCTTCACAGCATCTCGTCAGACCCCGAAAAAGAGAAAGATGCCGACCTCATTTCTTCTATGCTTGTGGCCATCAATGACTTTGTGGCGGATGCGTTTGGCGTTACTAGCAACGAATCAGAGAACGAACTTGGTGAGATAAAAACCGACGACTTTACGCTCTTAATTAAAATAGGGCCCCAAGCACTTTTAGTAGCAGCAGTTACTGGTAGTATTCCTCCAGAGGTACGAGGAACACTTCAAAAGGCACTGGAAGAGTTCCATCAGTTTTATCAGCAACCTTTAGTGAATTACGATGGTGACAATGCCCCGTTTGAAGGGTGTGAAACAATTCTTTCTGACTGCTTGGTTAGTGAAAGAAAAGAAGGCGAAGGCAAAAGGTCGAAAAGAATTGTAGGTACAGTCGTGTTGGTAGCTATTTTTGCCTCGCTACTGATATTGTCTTTTATGCGTGTGTCACTCAGTATCTTAAAAAGTGACTTGCATGAGCTTACCCCACCTCCGGGGGTGATTGTTACCGACGTCTTTATCTCTAATGGTCGCGTGCATGCTAAGGTACTGCGCGATCCCGTCGCCACGAATATAGAACAGTGGCTAGTCGAAAATGAAATAAATGTAGACAAAGTCACTGTCGATGAAGAGCCTTTTGTCTCCCTCAACCCAAGCTTGGTTGAGCAAAAGCTAGAGAAACTGATCAACAATTATCCACTGAGCGAATCTGAAAGTGTAACAATGGATAAAGGGGAAAATCGTAGTTACCTCATTTCCGGAACCGTCTTTACACCTTCGGCAATAAACCTCGATCAACAGATAAATGCCATCCCCGGTATTGAAGCGCTTATCGTAGATACTAGCTTACTTAGTGTAAAAGCGGCCTACGAAATTAACGATTCTGTGTTTCAAAAAGCAACGTTAAACCGGCTCGTTAATAAAGTTTCTTCGCAAAATGTACTTTTTGCTACTAACCAAGAAGCCCTTTCTGAAGTACAGTTAGCAACATTAGAAGAGCTGGCTAGTGACATAAAGCAATTACTAAAGCTAGCTGACAGCACCAATACCATTGTAAATATTGTTGTAATGGGTGCTAGTGATAATTCAGGCTCTAGTGCACGTAATCGCACGTTGAGCCAAAAACGAGCAGAGAATGTTGTGAACTCATTAATTTCACTCGGTGTTGAAAGTGATATTCTTATACCCATCAGCTTAGGAGAGCTGCCGTTGCGTAATGCATCAATGGGGCGTTTAGTAATGTTAAACGTGTTAATATCTAGTGAGCAATAG
- a CDS encoding DUF2884 family protein, with product MTFRILLPIAMSSLFIGGQALAHDTHFQNNSCDIELDGHIQYYQGDLTVKMDNGAVMHIDADRNLSLNGEPVSLNNEQQRWVTDYYNQIDMAIPMTLSIASEGLEIAHVAVTEVFTELLGGDNQLNEDFQAIFTTLDQKLLTSFYDEAGNIRVDSTKFEEPGWFDETWEAEFESQLESLISESMGRILIAIGTQMLWEGGDMSEFEQKMERWGEDLEYRLESQAASLEEKGEALCEVLKKADYAEGKMQASIKGLNRLNLLDIETDAEMKM from the coding sequence ATGACTTTCAGAATTTTGCTACCCATTGCTATGAGCAGCTTATTTATCGGCGGTCAGGCTCTCGCCCATGACACGCATTTTCAAAACAACAGTTGTGATATTGAATTAGACGGTCATATTCAATATTACCAAGGCGACTTAACTGTCAAGATGGATAATGGCGCGGTAATGCATATCGATGCAGACCGCAACTTATCTCTTAATGGTGAGCCAGTATCATTGAACAACGAACAGCAGCGTTGGGTTACTGATTATTACAATCAAATTGATATGGCAATACCCATGACACTGTCAATTGCCAGTGAAGGTTTAGAGATCGCACATGTCGCCGTGACAGAAGTATTTACAGAACTCCTTGGCGGAGACAATCAACTAAATGAAGATTTCCAAGCAATCTTTACAACACTCGATCAAAAGCTACTTACGTCATTTTATGATGAAGCTGGTAACATTCGCGTCGATTCTACAAAATTCGAAGAGCCAGGTTGGTTTGACGAAACATGGGAAGCTGAATTTGAATCCCAATTAGAATCGTTAATTAGTGAGTCTATGGGCAGAATTTTAATTGCCATTGGTACCCAAATGCTGTGGGAAGGTGGCGACATGTCTGAATTCGAGCAGAAAATGGAACGCTGGGGAGAAGATCTCGAATATCGCTTGGAAAGCCAAGCAGCTTCATTGGAAGAAAAAGGCGAAGCGCTATGCGAAGTATTGAAAAAAGCGGATTACGCAGAGGGCAAGATGCAAGCTTCAATCAAAGGCCTAAATAGGTTGAACTTACTTGATATTGAAACCGACGCAGAAATGAAAATGTAA
- a CDS encoding acyltransferase gives MIRAVLAPIIFVIHTTLQILNLAFWGGLIIILGLVKLLLPNGKVKKAWNSVMHGLMFSFGRISVLLIRLFNNVEISYNVHGNLAKDAWYLIISNHLSYLDIILLIEFATYRIPAPKFFLKKELIWLPFVGLGAWALDMPFMHRYTRAYLEKHPEKKGKDLATTKAYCEKFRTTPTTVINFVEGTRFTTAKHQLKNSPYTHLLQPKAGGVSFTLAAMGELFTNVLDISLLYPENKRHPMMAMLSGRMTKIIIDVNVTPVPELQQQSNRSESEFRLYFQNWLNELWENKDRRIKNLLES, from the coding sequence ATGATCCGTGCAGTACTCGCTCCTATTATTTTTGTTATTCACACAACGCTTCAAATTCTCAACCTTGCATTTTGGGGTGGCCTTATTATTATTTTGGGCTTAGTAAAGCTTCTGCTCCCTAACGGCAAAGTGAAAAAAGCCTGGAATAGCGTGATGCACGGCTTGATGTTTAGCTTTGGCCGGATCAGCGTTCTACTTATACGCTTATTTAATAATGTTGAAATAAGCTACAATGTTCACGGTAACCTCGCAAAGGATGCGTGGTACCTAATCATCTCAAATCACCTTAGCTATCTTGATATTATCCTTCTCATTGAGTTTGCTACGTACCGTATACCCGCACCTAAGTTCTTCTTGAAAAAAGAGTTAATTTGGCTGCCCTTTGTGGGACTAGGGGCCTGGGCATTAGACATGCCATTCATGCACCGATATACACGTGCCTATTTAGAAAAACACCCTGAGAAAAAAGGTAAAGACTTAGCAACAACTAAAGCTTACTGTGAGAAATTCAGAACAACACCTACAACCGTTATTAACTTTGTCGAAGGGACACGTTTTACCACAGCAAAACATCAGCTGAAAAATAGTCCTTACACTCACCTTTTGCAGCCCAAAGCAGGCGGGGTATCATTCACACTCGCAGCGATGGGGGAATTGTTCACTAATGTACTGGACATTTCATTGCTGTATCCAGAAAACAAACGCCATCCGATGATGGCTATGCTGAGTGGACGAATGACCAAAATAATCATTGATGTCAATGTAACGCCAGTACCGGAGTTGCAGCAGCAATCCAATCGCAGTGAATCTGAATTTCGTCTTTATTTCCAAAATTGGCTCAATGAACTGTGGGAAAATAAAGACCGTCGAATAAAAAACTTATTGGAGTCATAA
- a CDS encoding NAD(P)H-binding protein, translating to MSNKLVISGYGWLAGYLDRALSSDFQLTATSRSEDKLSELSKRDVRGIKYALGDDTSSLCQAVEGATFILNIPPGRKNTALDEFTHNMLSLIDDVVNANAKHIIFVSTTSVYGDTTDAEISETTATSPETASARAHVAIETHLNSSHSHVPYTIVRLAGLVGPDRHPVRSLSGRTLDAGNKRVNLVHVADVVKALEVITVKGGKNATYHLCSDLHPKRGEYYVNAAKAIGVTPPHFSDTEKPPVGKYVNARNSWSELNITPAYSDPHLMY from the coding sequence ATGTCCAATAAACTGGTGATAAGTGGCTATGGCTGGCTAGCCGGCTATTTGGATCGTGCCTTATCTTCTGACTTTCAGCTAACTGCAACAAGCCGCAGTGAAGATAAATTGTCTGAATTAAGTAAGCGCGATGTTCGGGGCATTAAATATGCATTAGGCGACGATACTTCTTCATTATGTCAGGCAGTAGAAGGCGCTACGTTCATCCTCAACATACCACCTGGTAGGAAGAACACAGCGCTAGATGAATTTACCCATAATATGTTGTCATTGATTGATGATGTCGTGAATGCTAACGCAAAGCACATTATTTTTGTGAGTACAACATCTGTTTATGGTGACACCACAGACGCCGAAATATCAGAAACAACGGCTACGTCGCCAGAAACTGCTTCTGCTCGAGCACATGTTGCTATTGAAACACATTTAAACTCGTCGCACTCGCATGTTCCGTATACGATTGTGCGGCTCGCAGGCTTAGTCGGCCCAGACCGGCATCCCGTTCGCTCTCTTAGCGGACGCACTTTAGATGCCGGTAACAAACGAGTAAACCTAGTTCACGTTGCCGATGTAGTTAAAGCACTTGAGGTTATCACTGTAAAGGGCGGCAAAAACGCAACATATCACCTCTGCAGTGACTTGCATCCAAAACGCGGCGAATATTATGTGAATGCAGCAAAAGCTATTGGTGTTACACCACCGCATTTTAGTGATACAGAAAAGCCGCCAGTAGGGAAATATGTAAATGCCCGAAACAGTTGGTCAGAACTAAACATAACACCCGCTTATTCGGATCCTCATCTGATGTACTAA
- a CDS encoding acyltransferase, whose product MIKALLHNIVGTISVIVYFLNTVLWSTPIFILAIFKLIPVAIWRRFISYLLDACATAWIGVNNLNQRISGRTNWQVNGLDKLTRDDWYLVIANHQSWVDILVLQRVFNRKIPFLKFFLKKELIYVPILGLAWWALDFPFMRRYSKSFLAKHPHLKGKDMETTRKACEKFRNKPVSIMNFVEGTRFTKSKHEKQDSPFTHLLKPKAGGVAFVLSAMGDNLHKLIDVTIDYPQGVPSFWDFVCGKVRNIRVNISVTPIKEIIENGIFNDNYFDDPQVRVRFQNWLNDRWQNKDALLDSLNATQKPL is encoded by the coding sequence ATGATAAAAGCACTGCTACATAATATTGTAGGCACCATATCGGTTATAGTTTATTTTCTGAACACCGTTTTATGGTCAACGCCTATTTTCATTTTAGCCATTTTTAAATTGATTCCTGTTGCAATATGGCGCCGTTTTATATCATATCTTTTAGATGCTTGTGCTACTGCCTGGATAGGCGTCAACAACCTCAATCAACGAATCAGCGGCCGCACCAATTGGCAAGTAAATGGTTTGGACAAACTTACCCGCGATGATTGGTATTTAGTCATTGCTAACCATCAGTCATGGGTTGATATTCTGGTACTTCAACGCGTATTTAATCGAAAAATCCCATTTTTAAAGTTCTTCTTAAAAAAAGAGCTTATCTATGTCCCTATTTTGGGTTTGGCATGGTGGGCTCTGGACTTTCCATTTATGCGCCGTTATTCAAAGTCTTTTCTCGCAAAGCACCCTCACCTTAAAGGTAAGGACATGGAGACCACGCGTAAAGCCTGTGAAAAGTTTAGAAATAAACCGGTTAGCATTATGAATTTCGTAGAAGGTACAAGGTTCACCAAGAGTAAACATGAAAAGCAAGATTCTCCTTTTACTCATTTGCTTAAACCGAAAGCGGGCGGTGTCGCGTTCGTGCTTTCAGCAATGGGAGATAACTTACATAAGCTAATAGATGTCACTATTGACTATCCACAAGGAGTGCCTTCGTTTTGGGACTTCGTGTGTGGGAAAGTACGCAATATTCGTGTGAATATTAGCGTTACGCCAATAAAGGAAATTATTGAAAATGGTATTTTCAATGACAACTATTTTGACGACCCACAAGTCCGTGTGCGTTTTCAAAACTGGCTAAACGATCGTTGGCAAAATAAAGATGCCCTTCTTGACTCTCTTAACGCAACACAGAAACCATTATGA
- a CDS encoding Rab family GTPase: MIQKKVCILGPTGVGKTSLVKQFVEGIFSEKYQTTIGVKIDKKQVNKDGRGVQLLLWDLEGIDRYCGFNPRYLRGASAYIIVVDQTRSQSLLEGMEILELAQTHYPDIPAFFVVNKIDLPSSWHWGEDELSSYAKKFSSVIKTSAKTGENVETLFSDIAFR, translated from the coding sequence GTGATACAGAAAAAAGTTTGTATTTTGGGCCCCACTGGTGTTGGCAAAACAAGTCTGGTCAAGCAATTCGTAGAAGGTATTTTTTCTGAAAAGTACCAAACGACAATTGGCGTAAAAATCGACAAAAAGCAAGTTAATAAAGACGGGCGAGGCGTTCAGCTTCTACTTTGGGACTTGGAGGGAATTGACAGATACTGTGGTTTTAATCCTCGCTATCTACGCGGAGCGAGCGCTTATATCATTGTTGTCGACCAAACTCGCTCTCAATCATTACTTGAAGGGATGGAAATATTAGAGCTTGCTCAAACCCATTATCCCGATATACCGGCATTTTTTGTTGTAAATAAAATAGATCTCCCCTCAAGCTGGCATTGGGGCGAAGACGAACTCAGTTCATACGCCAAAAAATTCTCATCCGTCATAAAAACAAGCGCCAAAACTGGTGAAAATGTGGAAACCTTATTTAGCGATATCGCCTTTAGATAG
- a CDS encoding mechanosensitive ion channel family protein produces MELGTSARGLFVELINNVFPSVSAQEPLYNVLALGTILVTSAILYIAARLLIRPQLTKLVYKSNHRWDDALQNHGFFRRLFHLFPAIFIYIATPVLIKDEAVMHGAVIKGAQLYMLYCGLLAIYALLSTIEDVYNASALARRAPITGFIQVTKLVVAIIVIILSISLVVGKSPLLLVSGLTAIAAVLLLIFRDTILGFVAGIQIAANRMFNTGDWISMPKYDVDGEILEIGLTNVKVQNWDNTISTLPTYSLTTEAVRNWRGMQESGGRRIKRAIYIDIHSIKLCDNEMLDRFSQVRYINEYIEKKKVELQTYHRDFSIDESDLLNSRRLTNIGTFRAYLEAYLRKHPNINQELTLMVRQLAPNELGLPLEVYCFSAQKAWVQYEKVQADIFDHVMAMLNIFDLRAFQRDGHLGLLSQTDAKLGLSNTVNVASSGNNTQ; encoded by the coding sequence ATGGAATTAGGTACCTCAGCAAGGGGTTTGTTTGTTGAGCTAATAAACAACGTATTTCCTTCTGTGTCAGCACAAGAGCCGCTTTACAACGTACTTGCACTGGGTACTATTCTCGTCACGTCTGCAATACTGTACATTGCTGCCCGTTTATTGATTAGGCCACAACTTACTAAATTGGTATATAAGTCTAATCACCGGTGGGACGACGCTCTTCAAAATCATGGCTTTTTCCGGCGCTTATTTCATCTTTTCCCTGCCATATTCATCTACATTGCCACCCCTGTACTTATAAAAGATGAAGCGGTGATGCATGGCGCTGTCATTAAAGGTGCTCAGCTCTACATGCTGTATTGCGGCCTACTGGCCATTTACGCATTACTAAGCACTATTGAAGATGTGTATAACGCGTCAGCTTTAGCGCGACGAGCCCCCATAACAGGCTTTATTCAAGTTACAAAGCTGGTTGTTGCTATCATTGTAATCATACTCAGTATTTCACTTGTTGTAGGTAAAAGCCCGTTGTTACTCGTTTCAGGGCTTACGGCTATTGCAGCTGTACTACTACTTATCTTTAGGGATACCATTTTAGGATTTGTGGCTGGCATTCAAATTGCGGCAAACAGAATGTTTAACACTGGCGATTGGATTTCGATGCCTAAATACGATGTTGACGGAGAAATTCTTGAGATCGGGCTTACTAATGTAAAAGTACAAAATTGGGACAACACCATATCTACATTGCCTACATACAGCCTTACCACAGAAGCTGTGAGAAACTGGCGAGGTATGCAGGAGTCAGGCGGTCGCCGAATTAAGCGCGCAATATACATTGATATCCATTCAATAAAACTATGCGACAATGAGATGCTAGATCGCTTTTCACAAGTTCGCTACATAAACGAATACATCGAAAAGAAAAAAGTAGAATTACAAACCTATCACAGAGACTTTTCCATTGATGAGTCCGACTTACTCAACAGCAGGCGACTCACCAACATCGGCACCTTTCGCGCTTATTTAGAAGCCTATTTACGTAAGCATCCGAATATCAATCAAGAACTTACCTTAATGGTAAGGCAGCTCGCACCTAATGAACTCGGGCTTCCCCTAGAAGTTTATTGCTTCAGTGCGCAAAAAGCGTGGGTTCAGTATGAAAAGGTGCAAGCGGATATCTTTGACCACGTTATGGCCATGTTGAATATCTTCGATTTACGTGCCTTTCAGCGAGATGGTCATTTGGGTCTCTTAAGTCAAACTGACGCCAAGCTGGGGCTATCTAATACGGTAAATGTCGCTTCATCGGGTAACAACACCCAATAG